In Pristis pectinata isolate sPriPec2 chromosome 11, sPriPec2.1.pri, whole genome shotgun sequence, the following proteins share a genomic window:
- the si:ch211-140b10.6 gene encoding protein POLR1D-like, with protein MEKDGELERKAVEELLVEAKRGKARAETMGPMGWMKCPLPGTNKRFLINTLKNTMPSRKPIHDHRQREKVKDPNLNENERRKKDKPHKNSFQPYKHGSKTRMKSNRSPSPRENDSKRNTKKYKSTKDY; from the exons ATGGAGAAAGATGGCGAGCTCGAGAG GAAAGCTGTGGAAGAACTTCTTGTAGAAGCAAAACGTGGAAAAGCCAGGGCTGAAACAATGGGACCCATGGGCTG GATGAAGTGTCCTCTTCCAGGAACTAACAAACGATTTCTCATCAACACTCTTAAGAATACCATGCCATCTCGAAAGCCAATACATgatcacagacagagagagaaggttAAAGATCCCAATCTAAATGAGAATGAACGAAGAAAAAAGGATAAGCCTCACAAAAACAGTTTCCAGCCCTATAAACATGGATCAAAAACTAGAATGAAATCTAACAGGTCTCCATCTCCGagagaaaatgattcaaaaaGAAATACCAAAAAATACAAGAGTACAAAAGATTATTGA